A genomic window from Cytobacillus suaedae includes:
- a CDS encoding TerC family protein, translating into MDLELITSILLIIGIDIILGGDNAIVIALACRNLPETKRNKAIILGTVLAVFIRIVVTIAAVFLLKIPFLQFAGGVFLLLLAYKLLVDHNDDNSSINGGVTLFAAIKTIVIADLIMGIDNVIAIAGAAHGNFYLVVLGLCVSIPIIIWGSKVILYLMERFPVLIYFGASILAYTAGKMIVNEERLHYLYENYQPLFTMIPFLSICLILFAGLLTNRIKSFSGVKN; encoded by the coding sequence TTGGACTTAGAGTTAATTACATCTATTTTATTAATCATTGGTATTGACATTATTTTAGGTGGGGATAATGCAATTGTAATTGCATTAGCTTGTAGAAACCTCCCAGAAACTAAACGAAATAAAGCAATAATCCTTGGTACAGTTTTGGCGGTTTTCATCAGAATTGTAGTGACTATCGCAGCTGTATTTTTATTAAAGATTCCATTTTTACAATTTGCTGGCGGTGTATTTCTGCTATTACTTGCCTACAAATTGCTTGTAGATCATAATGATGATAATTCTTCGATAAATGGTGGCGTTACCCTTTTTGCAGCCATTAAAACAATTGTCATAGCGGACCTGATAATGGGTATTGATAATGTAATTGCAATAGCAGGAGCTGCACACGGCAACTTTTATCTCGTTGTTTTAGGATTATGTGTGTCCATTCCAATCATTATTTGGGGAAGCAAAGTCATCTTGTACCTAATGGAGAGATTTCCTGTACTCATTTATTTTGGTGCAAGTATACTTGCCTACACTGCTGGTAAGATGATCGTTAACGAGGAAAGGCTTCACTACTTATATGAAAATTATCAACCACTTTTTACTATGATCCCTTTTCTTAGTATTTGTCTTATCTTGTTTGCCGGACTTCTTACAAACCGGATTAAAAGTTTCTCTGGTGTTAAAAACTAG
- a CDS encoding putative glycoside hydrolase, with translation MGKKTIVTVMFIVTFIFSIGTANVYATEKAELIASHHSGKEPGFIKKELPEKLTRFMFDSGFTFEYPDAIRGIYVTGHSAGGSKFEKLLNLVDNSDLNAMVIDIKDDHGNLTYKPKEASTYEDIAKNYIKDPVQVLKTLEEKQIYPIARVVVFKDSVLANKQPELSFKEGNAVWKNGRGESFVNPFLQEVWDYNVGIAIEAAKLGFQEIQFDYVRFPEGFEKRDKTLVYNMGEYQGDQSDVKKRVQAVTDFVAYAKEKLEPYNVKVSVDIFGYTATLPEAPGIGQNFSKISEHVDVISSMIYPSHWTSYFGIAKPDIEPYQLVTEYAKVEKEKLSELQNPPISRPWIQDFTARWLGKGNYKVYGKAEVEAQIRGLNEQGISEYLIWNAGNTYTEGVDYTPLN, from the coding sequence ATGGGGAAGAAAACAATTGTTACAGTCATGTTTATTGTTACCTTCATATTTAGTATTGGAACGGCTAATGTTTATGCGACGGAAAAGGCAGAATTAATTGCTAGTCATCATTCTGGAAAAGAGCCAGGGTTTATTAAAAAGGAGCTACCAGAAAAGCTCACAAGATTTATGTTTGATTCTGGATTTACCTTTGAATACCCTGATGCAATTAGAGGGATCTATGTAACAGGACACTCAGCCGGTGGAAGTAAATTTGAAAAATTACTTAACCTCGTCGATAACTCGGACTTAAATGCAATGGTTATTGATATTAAGGACGACCATGGTAACTTAACGTACAAACCAAAAGAAGCTTCAACTTACGAAGACATTGCTAAAAATTATATTAAAGACCCGGTACAAGTACTAAAGACACTTGAGGAGAAACAAATCTATCCGATTGCAAGGGTGGTTGTGTTTAAAGATTCTGTACTTGCTAATAAACAGCCTGAACTATCTTTTAAAGAAGGTAATGCTGTCTGGAAAAACGGACGAGGGGAATCATTTGTAAATCCTTTTCTACAAGAAGTATGGGATTACAATGTGGGCATTGCCATTGAAGCGGCAAAACTAGGCTTCCAAGAGATTCAATTTGATTATGTTCGTTTCCCAGAAGGATTCGAAAAAAGGGATAAAACACTCGTATACAACATGGGTGAATATCAGGGAGATCAATCAGATGTAAAAAAACGTGTTCAAGCTGTTACTGACTTTGTTGCCTATGCCAAGGAAAAGCTAGAGCCTTACAATGTGAAAGTATCTGTTGATATCTTTGGTTATACAGCAACACTTCCTGAAGCACCAGGAATAGGGCAAAACTTCAGCAAAATATCAGAGCATGTAGACGTTATTTCTTCGATGATTTATCCAAGTCACTGGACTTCGTACTTTGGTATTGCTAAACCTGATATAGAGCCATATCAGTTAGTTACTGAATACGCTAAGGTTGAAAAGGAAAAATTAAGTGAACTACAAAACCCTCCTATCTCAAGACCATGGATTCAGGATTTTACAGCTAGATGGTTAGGGAAAGGGAATTATAAAGTGTATGGTAAGGCAGAAGTAGAAGCTCAAATCAGAGGATTAAACGAACAAGGAATTAGTGAATATTTGATTTGGAATGCAGGCAATACCTATACGGAAGGTGTAGATTACACACCACTTAATTAA
- the mecA gene encoding adaptor protein MecA — MEIERINEYTVKFYISYVDIEERGFDREEIWYNRERSEELFWEMMDEVHQEEEFTVEGPLWIQVQALEKGLEVLVTRAQISKDGHKFELPISDEKFRDMPVDERIESLLDEHFNTKRNSESDSPSNDEDQLDFLLRFQDFEDAISLAHRTQLLELTNKLYYFEGHYYLYIEFLDADCTEDELENTLSIVLEYGQESRISIHRIEEYGKTVMKENALSEIAKHFPLK; from the coding sequence ATGGAAATCGAACGTATTAATGAATATACAGTAAAATTTTATATTTCATATGTTGATATAGAAGAAAGAGGCTTTGACCGCGAGGAAATTTGGTATAACCGTGAGAGAAGTGAGGAGCTCTTCTGGGAGATGATGGATGAAGTTCATCAGGAAGAAGAGTTTACTGTAGAGGGGCCATTATGGATACAAGTCCAAGCATTAGAAAAAGGTCTTGAAGTTCTGGTAACCCGGGCGCAAATATCTAAGGATGGACATAAATTCGAACTACCAATCTCAGATGAGAAATTTAGAGATATGCCAGTAGATGAAAGAATTGAATCACTACTTGATGAGCATTTTAATACAAAGCGAAATTCAGAAAGTGACTCACCATCAAATGATGAAGATCAATTAGATTTTTTACTTCGTTTTCAGGATTTTGAAGATGCCATCTCGCTTGCACATCGTACACAGCTCTTAGAATTAACAAATAAATTATACTATTTTGAAGGTCACTATTATCTCTATATTGAATTCTTAGATGCGGATTGTACTGAAGACGAACTTGAGAATACACTTAGTATAGTCTTAGAATACGGCCAGGAATCTAGAATTTCGATTCATCGAATTGAAGAGTACGGAAAGACAGTCATGAAAGAAAATGCACTATCAGAAATAGCTAAACACTTTCCGTTAAAATAA
- the cls gene encoding cardiolipin synthase, translating to MKNTLRVIVFLSIISLLLYISQGYWEGWLLGALSIMFTLSAIFIALIIFLENRHPTQTLTWLVVLGSFPLLGFFFYLIFGRNYRKKRLFQKKALLDEQTFSQFEGSFENNEEKIDQVGENQQHLFRLAHRIGKSPISFATDTTILTNGEMTFSTIFEELRKAKHHIHLEYYIVRHDGIGQQLKEILIERVKNGVRVRFLYDAVGGWKLSKKYIRELHEAGVEMIPFSPVKLPFLNNKINFRNHRKIVIVDGSIGFVGGLNVGDEYIGKNKYFGFWRDTHLMLTGEAVRTLQLIFFQDWYHMTGEKHLNQNYLSPELIEENQLGGVQLIAGGPDNEWEVIKNLFFSMIISAKKSIWIASPYFIPDEDILSALKIAALSGIDVRILVPYHPDKKIVFYASRSYFPVLLEAGAKIYEYKKGFMHSKIMIIDGELASIGTSNMDMRSFHLNFEINAFLYRTESTATLVQDFMQDIEDSTKIDKDTFSKRSLKQRLFESTSRLLSPLL from the coding sequence ATGAAAAATACATTGAGAGTCATTGTATTTTTAAGCATCATTTCTCTTTTGCTTTATATTAGCCAAGGGTATTGGGAAGGCTGGCTTTTAGGTGCTTTAAGTATTATGTTTACCCTCTCAGCAATATTTATTGCGCTTATTATCTTTTTAGAAAATAGGCACCCCACTCAAACGTTGACTTGGTTAGTGGTACTTGGGAGCTTCCCATTACTAGGTTTCTTTTTTTATCTTATTTTTGGACGCAACTATAGAAAGAAGAGACTCTTTCAGAAAAAGGCGTTATTAGATGAGCAAACCTTTTCACAATTTGAAGGAAGCTTTGAGAACAATGAAGAAAAAATCGATCAAGTCGGAGAGAATCAACAACACTTATTTCGCCTAGCACATAGAATTGGTAAGAGTCCTATTTCTTTCGCTACTGATACGACAATATTAACGAATGGAGAAATGACTTTTTCAACGATTTTTGAAGAATTAAGGAAAGCAAAGCACCATATTCATTTAGAATATTATATTGTAAGACATGATGGAATTGGTCAACAGTTGAAGGAAATTCTTATTGAGAGAGTAAAGAATGGAGTAAGAGTCCGTTTCTTATATGATGCGGTAGGGGGATGGAAACTCTCTAAGAAGTATATTCGTGAGCTTCATGAAGCTGGAGTGGAAATGATTCCATTTTCACCAGTTAAGCTTCCATTTTTAAATAATAAGATTAATTTCCGTAATCACCGTAAAATCGTTATTGTTGATGGATCTATTGGATTTGTAGGTGGTTTAAATGTTGGAGATGAGTACATAGGGAAGAACAAATACTTTGGTTTTTGGCGTGACACACACCTCATGTTAACGGGAGAGGCTGTTCGAACTTTACAATTGATATTCTTTCAAGATTGGTATCATATGACTGGGGAAAAACATTTGAATCAAAATTATCTTTCTCCAGAATTAATTGAGGAAAATCAATTGGGTGGGGTCCAATTAATAGCTGGGGGACCTGATAATGAATGGGAAGTCATTAAGAATCTATTTTTCTCGATGATTATTTCTGCTAAAAAGTCAATCTGGATTGCTTCTCCCTATTTTATTCCTGACGAAGATATTTTATCTGCTTTAAAAATAGCCGCACTAAGTGGCATAGATGTTCGAATACTCGTTCCTTACCATCCTGATAAAAAAATTGTATTCTATGCCTCAAGATCATATTTCCCGGTACTACTAGAGGCGGGGGCAAAAATTTATGAGTATAAAAAGGGCTTTATGCATAGTAAAATAATGATTATTGATGGTGAATTAGCTTCAATAGGGACTTCTAATATGGATATGAGAAGCTTTCATTTAAACTTTGAAATAAACGCATTTTTATATCGAACAGAAAGTACGGCTACATTAGTTCAAGATTTTATGCAAGACATAGAAGATTCTACAAAAATTGATAAGGATACTTTCAGTAAACGTTCATTAAAACAAAGACTATTTGAATCCACTTCAAGATTATTATCACCGTTATTATAA
- a CDS encoding DsbA family protein has translation MFIDPLCPDCWALEPVLKKLMIEYGQFFTIRHVLSGRLATLNLGKKQKHENIAQVWERTGSRSGMSCDGTLWFENPISTPYAASVAIKAAELQGKRSGIRFLRKLQEVLFLEKQNICEESVLIECASLVNLDVEEFTNDLHSDSASKGFQCDLKITSEMEVDEIPTLVFFNENIEDEGIKITGCYPYEMYVDILHDMLGDEPAPSSLPPMEEFMSYFKFVASKELSVVYNLSISEVEREMKKLLLKQKVEHVPVKYGSFWRYIE, from the coding sequence ATGTTCATTGACCCATTATGTCCTGACTGCTGGGCACTGGAGCCAGTGTTAAAAAAGCTGATGATTGAGTACGGACAATTTTTTACCATCCGTCATGTGTTAAGTGGAAGATTAGCAACCCTAAATCTTGGCAAAAAACAAAAGCACGAGAACATCGCGCAAGTGTGGGAAAGAACAGGAAGCCGCTCAGGCATGTCCTGTGATGGGACTTTGTGGTTTGAAAATCCAATATCCACTCCTTATGCCGCTTCAGTTGCCATAAAAGCAGCTGAGCTCCAAGGTAAGCGTTCAGGCATTAGGTTTCTTAGAAAGCTACAAGAGGTTCTTTTCCTTGAAAAACAAAATATATGCGAAGAGAGCGTTTTAATCGAATGTGCTTCCTTGGTTAATTTAGATGTCGAGGAATTCACAAACGATCTCCACTCTGATAGTGCATCAAAAGGCTTTCAATGCGATTTAAAAATCACATCAGAAATGGAAGTAGATGAAATACCAACCCTTGTATTTTTCAACGAAAATATTGAGGATGAAGGCATAAAAATTACGGGCTGTTATCCATATGAGATGTATGTAGACATTCTCCATGATATGTTAGGAGACGAGCCTGCTCCTTCTTCTCTTCCTCCAATGGAAGAGTTTATGTCATATTTTAAATTTGTTGCATCTAAGGAATTATCTGTTGTTTACAACTTATCGATTTCAGAAGTAGAACGAGAAATGAAAAAACTCCTCCTCAAGCAAAAGGTCGAACATGTACCTGTAAAATATGGTAGCTTCTGGAGATATATTGAATAG
- a CDS encoding ATP-binding cassette domain-containing protein, whose translation MVKAIDGISFDIFRGETLGLVGESGCGKSTTGRTIIRLYDATDGQVLFEGEDVHGKKSKAELKKFSRKMQMIFQDPYASLNPRMTVADIIAEGIDIHGLAQNSQDRMNRVQELLETVGLNKDHATRYPHEFSGGQRQRIGIARALAVDPEFIIADEPISALDVSIQAQVVNLLKKLQEEKGLTYLFIAHDLSMVKYISDRIGVMYFGKIVELATSEELYNNPIHPYTKSLLSAIPLPDPETERTRKRTGYDSSMHNYTGNEDVQLREVKPGHYVSCSEEEFKQYQALYKD comes from the coding sequence ATGGTTAAGGCGATTGATGGAATTTCCTTTGATATATTTAGGGGAGAAACATTAGGGCTTGTTGGGGAATCGGGTTGTGGGAAATCTACAACGGGGCGAACAATAATTCGTTTATATGATGCAACAGATGGTCAGGTACTATTTGAAGGTGAAGACGTTCATGGAAAAAAATCAAAAGCAGAGTTAAAGAAATTTAGTCGTAAAATGCAAATGATTTTCCAAGACCCGTATGCATCTTTAAATCCTAGAATGACTGTAGCTGATATTATTGCAGAGGGTATTGATATACACGGTCTTGCTCAAAATAGTCAAGATCGTATGAACCGTGTTCAAGAGTTGCTTGAAACTGTAGGATTAAATAAAGACCATGCAACTCGCTATCCGCATGAATTTAGTGGAGGACAACGTCAACGTATCGGAATTGCTCGTGCCTTGGCTGTTGACCCAGAATTCATCATTGCAGATGAACCGATTTCAGCTCTTGATGTATCAATCCAAGCCCAAGTTGTTAACTTATTGAAAAAGCTACAAGAGGAAAAAGGATTAACCTACTTGTTTATAGCTCATGATTTATCAATGGTTAAGTATATTAGTGATCGTATCGGGGTTATGTATTTTGGGAAGATAGTTGAACTAGCAACGAGTGAAGAATTATACAATAATCCGATTCACCCTTATACGAAATCACTACTTTCAGCTATTCCTTTACCAGACCCTGAAACAGAGCGAACACGTAAACGTACAGGGTATGATTCTAGTATGCATAATTACACTGGAAATGAAGATGTACAGTTAAGAGAAGTAAAACCAGGTCACTATGTATCATGCTCAGAGGAAGAATTTAAGCAATACCAAGCTCTTTATAAAGATTAA
- a CDS encoding GNAT family N-acetyltransferase: MSWYTKLNQYFPVEEMKSKEHMEILLKERGDIYHKDEGPNHVLMYAEFEDFIFIDYLFVSGAARGQGLGRKLIEKLKSKNKAIILEVEPIDYEDTDTEKRLRFYKREGFEHAQSIGYRRLSLATNEVNQLEILYWSPTNESEESIYEAMRKTYKMIHTYKDKEVYGKSYQSVNDVLTYNKKNDNDDILSDV, translated from the coding sequence TTGAGTTGGTATACGAAATTAAATCAGTATTTTCCAGTTGAAGAAATGAAATCAAAAGAACATATGGAGATTTTGTTGAAGGAAAGAGGAGACATTTACCATAAAGATGAAGGACCAAATCATGTATTAATGTACGCAGAATTTGAAGACTTTATTTTTATTGATTATTTATTTGTTTCGGGTGCAGCGAGAGGACAAGGGCTTGGCAGAAAGCTAATTGAGAAATTAAAAAGTAAAAATAAGGCGATTATATTAGAGGTTGAACCAATTGACTATGAGGATACAGATACTGAAAAACGATTAAGATTTTATAAACGTGAAGGATTTGAACATGCTCAGTCCATTGGTTATAGACGCCTATCATTAGCCACAAATGAAGTGAATCAGTTAGAAATTTTATATTGGTCTCCGACGAATGAGTCCGAAGAATCCATCTATGAAGCGATGAGAAAAACCTATAAAATGATTCATACCTATAAAGACAAAGAAGTGTATGGTAAGTCCTATCAGAGTGTGAATGACGTTTTAACATATAACAAAAAAAATGATAATGATGATATTTTATCTGATGTATAA
- the pepF gene encoding oligoendopeptidase F, translating to MAEQTAVKKLPNRNEIKVEDTWRLEDIFETDQAWENEFAAVKAMIPKISEFQGKLGESADHLAEALAYQDEISMRLGKLYTYAHMRYDQDTTNSTYQALNDRAANLYTQVGSALSFIVPEILSVDEATIKSFLQEKEELKVYEHALDEINRQRPHVLTAKEEALLAQVSEVTSTSSNTFGMLNNADLTFPTIKDENGEEVEVTHGRYIRFLESDDRRVRQDAFKAVYETYGKYKNTFGSTLSGTVKKDNFNARVRNYSSAREAALSNNNIPETVYENLVNTINDNLHLLHRYVRLRKKLLGVDELHMYDLYTPLIKDVKMEIPYSEAKDYLLKGLAPLGEDYLRLVQEGFDNRWVDVHENKGKRSGAYSSGTYGTNPYILMNWQDNVNNLFTLAHEFGHSVHSYYTRNNQPYPYGNYSIFVAEVASTCNEALLNDYLLKTIDDEQKKLYLLNHYLEGFRGTVFRQTMFAEFEHLIHKKAQDGEALTPDLLTETYYNLNKKYFGDDIVIDEEIGLEWARIPHFYYNYYVYQYATGFSAATALSKQILEEGQPAVDRYINNFLKAGSSDYPIEVLKSAGVDMTSSKAIEDACKVFEQKLTEMENLLA from the coding sequence ATGGCTGAACAAACAGCAGTGAAGAAATTACCAAACCGTAATGAAATTAAAGTTGAAGACACATGGAGACTTGAAGATATTTTTGAAACAGACCAAGCATGGGAAAATGAATTTGCAGCGGTAAAAGCAATGATACCAAAGATTTCGGAATTCCAAGGTAAGTTAGGTGAGTCAGCAGATCATTTAGCAGAAGCATTGGCATATCAAGATGAAATCTCAATGCGCTTAGGAAAACTATATACATATGCACATATGCGTTATGATCAAGATACAACCAACTCTACTTATCAAGCACTAAATGACCGTGCTGCAAATCTTTATACACAGGTAGGAAGTGCACTTTCATTCATCGTGCCAGAAATCTTATCGGTTGATGAAGCAACAATTAAATCGTTTTTACAAGAAAAAGAAGAGTTAAAGGTATATGAGCATGCATTAGACGAGATTAACCGTCAACGTCCACACGTACTTACTGCAAAGGAAGAAGCATTACTTGCGCAAGTATCTGAAGTAACTTCAACTTCTAGCAATACTTTCGGAATGCTAAATAATGCAGACTTAACTTTCCCAACAATTAAAGATGAAAATGGGGAAGAGGTTGAAGTGACTCATGGTCGTTACATCCGTTTCTTAGAAAGCGATGATCGTCGAGTAAGACAAGATGCATTCAAAGCTGTATATGAGACTTATGGAAAATACAAAAATACATTTGGCAGTACACTAAGTGGTACTGTGAAAAAAGATAATTTTAATGCACGTGTTCGTAACTACAGCTCGGCACGAGAAGCAGCACTTAGCAACAACAATATCCCTGAAACAGTTTATGAAAACTTAGTAAACACAATTAATGATAATCTACATTTACTTCACCGTTATGTTCGTTTACGTAAAAAGCTTCTTGGGGTAGATGAACTTCATATGTATGACCTTTATACTCCTTTAATTAAGGATGTTAAAATGGAGATTCCTTACAGTGAAGCTAAAGATTATTTATTAAAAGGCTTGGCTCCACTTGGAGAGGATTATTTACGTCTTGTTCAAGAAGGCTTTGACAATCGCTGGGTAGATGTTCATGAGAATAAAGGTAAGCGAAGTGGTGCTTATTCTTCTGGAACATATGGTACAAATCCATATATCCTTATGAACTGGCAGGATAATGTGAACAACTTGTTTACACTTGCACATGAATTTGGACACTCAGTACACAGCTATTACACTCGAAATAACCAACCATATCCATATGGAAATTACTCAATTTTCGTTGCAGAGGTAGCTTCTACTTGTAATGAGGCACTATTAAATGATTACTTATTAAAAACAATTGATGATGAACAGAAGAAGCTTTATCTATTAAATCATTATTTAGAAGGCTTCCGCGGAACTGTTTTCCGTCAAACAATGTTTGCGGAATTTGAACATCTTATCCATAAGAAAGCACAAGATGGAGAAGCGTTAACACCTGACTTATTAACAGAAACTTACTATAACTTGAACAAAAAGTACTTTGGTGACGATATCGTTATTGATGAAGAAATTGGCCTAGAGTGGGCAAGAATTCCTCACTTCTATTACAATTACTATGTTTATCAATATGCAACTGGCTTTAGTGCAGCAACTGCATTAAGCAAGCAAATTCTTGAAGAAGGTCAGCCGGCAGTAGATCGTTATATCAATAACTTCTTAAAAGCGGGAAGCTCAGACTATCCGATTGAAGTATTGAAGAGTGCAGGAGTAGACATGACATCTTCAAAAGCAATTGAAGATGCTTGTAAAGTATTTGAGCAAAAACTAACGGAGATGGAAAATCTTCTAGCATAA
- a CDS encoding globin, which yields MPDNIKSPYDAIGGKETLSKLVDAFYNRVGKHPDLAPIFPDDFTETARKQKQFLTQYLGGPNLYTEEHGHPMLRARHLPFEITPTRAKAWLACMYEAMDEIGLDGPLRKEFYDRLFLTAQHMINTPDDHGRKGALS from the coding sequence ATGCCAGACAATATTAAATCACCTTATGATGCCATTGGGGGAAAAGAAACTCTTTCAAAGCTTGTTGATGCTTTTTATAATCGAGTTGGAAAACATCCTGACTTAGCACCAATATTTCCTGATGACTTTACTGAAACTGCAAGAAAACAAAAGCAGTTTTTAACTCAATATCTTGGTGGTCCTAATCTCTATACAGAAGAACATGGCCATCCTATGCTAAGAGCTAGACATCTACCCTTCGAAATAACGCCAACTAGGGCAAAGGCATGGTTAGCCTGTATGTATGAGGCCATGGACGAGATAGGTTTAGATGGCCCATTACGAAAAGAATTTTATGATCGATTATTTCTGACTGCACAACATATGATTAATACTCCAGATGACCACGGCCGGAAAGGAGCATTATCTTGA
- a CDS encoding ABC transporter ATP-binding protein, whose protein sequence is MDKILDVKNLHVSFDTFAGEVRAIRGVDFSVNKGETLAIVGESGSGKSVTTKTIMRLLPDKIGKIKEGEILFDGKDLSKLSEKEMQKIRGKDISMIFQDPMTSLNPTMKIGAQIAEGLIKHQNLSKGAAKEKVIDLLNLVGIPNPEIRFNQYPHQFSGGMRQRVVIAIALACNPKVLIADEPTTALDVTIQAQILELMKDIQKKIETSIIFITHDLGVVANVADRVAVMYGGMICEIGTVDEIFYNPQHPYTWGLISSMPNLETEGELYAIPGTPPNLLYPPKGDAFAPRNEYALEIDFEKQPPMFKVSDTHYAATWLLHPDAPKVEPPLVIRERKKRYEARGVSSTERRK, encoded by the coding sequence ATGGACAAAATACTTGATGTAAAGAATTTGCATGTGTCGTTTGACACATTTGCAGGGGAAGTACGAGCAATTCGTGGTGTGGATTTTTCAGTTAATAAAGGAGAAACCCTTGCAATAGTAGGGGAGTCTGGTTCTGGAAAATCAGTTACTACGAAGACAATTATGAGACTATTACCGGATAAGATTGGAAAAATCAAAGAAGGAGAAATCCTTTTTGATGGAAAAGACTTATCTAAGCTTTCAGAAAAAGAAATGCAGAAAATCCGTGGAAAAGATATTTCAATGATCTTCCAAGATCCTATGACTTCTTTAAATCCAACAATGAAAATTGGTGCTCAAATTGCTGAAGGACTTATCAAACATCAAAATTTGAGCAAAGGTGCGGCAAAGGAAAAAGTAATAGACTTGCTTAACCTAGTAGGAATTCCTAATCCTGAAATTCGTTTTAATCAATATCCTCACCAATTTTCAGGCGGAATGCGTCAACGTGTTGTAATTGCAATTGCCCTTGCTTGTAACCCAAAGGTTCTAATTGCGGACGAGCCTACAACAGCACTTGATGTTACAATACAAGCTCAAATATTAGAGCTTATGAAAGATATACAAAAAAAGATTGAGACTTCCATTATTTTTATCACTCATGACTTAGGTGTTGTTGCAAACGTAGCAGACCGTGTGGCGGTTATGTATGGTGGTATGATCTGTGAGATTGGTACAGTTGATGAGATTTTCTATAATCCTCAACATCCTTATACATGGGGATTAATCAGCTCTATGCCAAACTTAGAGACTGAAGGAGAGTTATACGCAATCCCAGGAACACCACCAAATTTACTATATCCTCCTAAAGGGGATGCATTTGCACCTAGAAATGAATATGCTCTAGAAATTGATTTTGAGAAGCAACCTCCTATGTTTAAGGTGTCTGATACACATTATGCAGCAACATGGTTACTTCACCCAGATGCACCGAAGGTCGAACCACCTCTTGTGATTAGAGAACGTAAAAAACGATACGAGGCAAGAGGAGTATCATCCACAGAGAGGAGGAAATAG
- the spxA gene encoding transcriptional regulator Spx: MVTLFTSPSCTSCRKAKSWLEEHSIPYTERNIFSEPLSIVEIKEILRMTEDGTDEIISTRSKIFQKLNINVESMPLQDLYALIQEHPGLLRRPIIIDEKRLQVGYNEDEIRRFLPRKVRTFQLREAQKLVN, from the coding sequence ATGGTAACATTATTTACTTCACCAAGCTGCACATCATGTCGTAAGGCTAAATCATGGCTAGAGGAACACAGTATTCCATATACAGAGAGAAACATTTTCTCTGAGCCATTATCAATTGTAGAAATCAAAGAGATTCTTCGTATGACTGAGGACGGAACTGATGAAATTATCTCAACCCGTTCGAAGATATTTCAGAAGCTGAATATTAATGTTGAATCCATGCCATTACAGGATTTATATGCTTTAATTCAGGAGCATCCTGGCTTGTTGCGTAGACCTATCATTATCGATGAGAAACGTTTGCAAGTAGGTTATAATGAGGATGAGATACGACGTTTCTTACCAAGAAAAGTGCGTACTTTCCAGCTTCGAGAAGCACAAAAATTAGTTAACTAA